The following is a genomic window from Kineosporiaceae bacterium.
GGTAGATCCTCGGAGCTGACGAAACCGAAGCCGCCCCACCGCCATGCGGCCACCGCGGCCGGTGTGCTCGTGGCCAGGGCCAGCCAGCCGTCGCAGGCCGCCACCGCGGTGACCGGGCGCAGCACCGTGCCCGCGACCCAGCGTGCTGACAGGTCGTCGGCTCGGTAGAGACCGACGTGCAGGCTCCAGCCGCGGGCATCGACCAGCCGCGCGGCGTCCAGGGCAGTGTTGACCTCGGTGACGCGGTAGGGGCGGCGGAACACCGCCGCGACGTCCGGTGCGCCGTCCCGATCGACGTCGCCGAGCGTCGCGGCGATCAGCTCACCCGGGTGCAGTCTGGCCTCCAGCGCGGTCCGGCGGGTGGCGTCGAGCGGCTGAGCCGGGGGCGGCGCGGCGCTCACGAGCTGCCACCAGGTGCCGTCGAGGTAGGCCGCATCGGCCGGCCGGGTCGGGGCTCGCCACCCGGTGAAGGCGGCACGGCCCTGCGCCATCGTCGTGTCGGCGAGCCGCACCGCGCGCACCCCCTCGGGGCCGGCCAGCACCTCGAGCAGGGCGCCGCGCCGGGCGGCGGGGTCGTGTTGGTCGAACAGCAGGTTGCCCAGGCTGGTGGCCACCACGCTCACCCGCCCGTCGCCGTCCGGGTCGATGGTGGTCACCGGCTGCACGACGTGGGGGTGGTGGCCCCAGATCACGTCGACCCCCCAGCTCGCGAGCAGGGTGGCGTGGCGGGACTGCGCGCGATCGGTCGCGGTGAGGTATTCGGTGCCGCCGTGCAGCCCGACCACGACCAGGTCGGCCCGAGCTCGGGCCTGCTGGACGGCGTTGCGCAGCCGGGCCTCGTCCCACCAGGCGATGCCCGGGGTGCTGGTGCCTGCCCGGGGACCGGCACCCGTGGCGTCGACCGAGAGGAAGGCGACGGTGAGGCCGCGGGTGGTGATCAGGCGCGCCGTGAAGGCGTCGGTGGCATCCGTGCCGCCGCCGCTCTGGCCCAGCCCGGCGCGGTCGAGGGCGGCCAGGGTGTCGGTCACGGTGGCGGGCCCGGCGTCACCCGCGTGGTTGTTGGCCACCCCGAGGACGTCGAATCCGGCCTCGGCGAGCAGCCCGGCCGCCGCCGGCGACGCCTCGAGGGCGTAGGGACCGGCGGTGGGCCGGTGCGGCCGGATGGTCAGCGGGGATTCGAGGTTGGCCGCGGCGATGTCCGCGGCGCGCACCTGGTCGCGGACGCCGGCCAGGGCCGAGGACGGCTGCCCGGCAGTGCTCCGGGC
Proteins encoded in this region:
- a CDS encoding CapA family protein, with the protein product MGALALTACAATPARTTPRSPASSPAATPTPTLTPTPDTTLDTTPTPRTGPTIRVLLAGDVMLGRGVARSTAGQPSSALAGVRDQVRAADIAAANLESPLTIRPHRPTAGPYALEASPAAAGLLAEAGFDVLGVANNHAGDAGPATVTDTLAALDRAGLGQSGGGTDATDAFTARLITTRGLTVAFLSVDATGAGPRAGTSTPGIAWWDEARLRNAVQQARARADLVVVGLHGGTEYLTATDRAQSRHATLLASWGVDVIWGHHPHVVQPVTTIDPDGDGRVSVVATSLGNLLFDQHDPAARRGALLEVLAGPEGVRAVRLADTTMAQGRAAFTGWRAPTRPADAAYLDGTWWQLVSAAPPPAQPLDATRRTALEARLHPGELIAATLGDVDRDGAPDVAAVFRRPYRVTEVNTALDAARLVDARGWSLHVGLYRADDLSARWVAGTVLRPVTAVAACDGWLALATSTPAAVAAWRWGGFGFVSSEDLPGAGRPACADIDGDGVRDPLAVDRSAS